One window of Methylococcus sp. EFPC2 genomic DNA carries:
- a CDS encoding nucleoside recognition domain-containing protein, producing the protein MLNAIWAGLLLAGLTAGAAKAIWTGDASVLDAMLQAVFATSKQAFEIALGLTGALTFWLGILRIGEQSGFIRLLTRGLTPLFRRLMPEIPPEHPAIGAIVMNLSANVLGLDNAATPLGIRAMQELQSLNPEPNRASNAQILFFVLNASSVTLFPLSILAFRSLMGAEYPADVFVPILLATFCSTLTGLLSVAYMQRLRLFQPVTLAYLGGMTALAAGLAWYLFSQDQEVMQQRSANLSSTALLGLIALLLCAAFYRRVDAYAAFIEGAKEGFHTAITIVPYLVAMLVAVAILRASGLLDFTADGLRTLATALNLDTRFVDALPTALIKPFSGSGARAMMLDTMNNFGVDSFQGRLATLIQGSTETTFYVLAVYFGAVGIRNIRHAVGCALLADLAGVLAAIALAYRLYA; encoded by the coding sequence TTGCTAAACGCCATATGGGCCGGCCTACTGCTGGCAGGACTGACTGCGGGGGCCGCCAAGGCGATTTGGACCGGCGATGCCTCCGTCCTGGACGCCATGCTGCAAGCCGTGTTCGCTACCAGCAAGCAGGCTTTCGAAATCGCCTTGGGGCTCACCGGAGCACTCACGTTCTGGCTGGGCATCCTGCGCATCGGCGAACAAAGCGGTTTCATACGTCTACTGACCCGCGGCTTGACTCCCCTATTTCGTCGTCTGATGCCGGAAATCCCGCCCGAACATCCGGCCATCGGCGCCATCGTCATGAATTTGTCCGCCAACGTGCTGGGTCTGGACAATGCGGCGACCCCACTCGGTATCCGCGCGATGCAGGAGCTGCAAAGCCTCAACCCCGAACCCAACCGCGCCAGCAACGCGCAAATCCTGTTTTTCGTCCTCAATGCGTCTTCGGTCACCTTGTTTCCCCTGAGCATCCTGGCATTCCGCTCGCTCATGGGGGCCGAGTATCCGGCCGATGTGTTCGTGCCCATACTGCTGGCCACATTCTGCTCCACGCTGACCGGCTTGCTGAGCGTGGCTTATATGCAGCGGCTGCGGTTGTTCCAGCCGGTGACCCTGGCTTATCTCGGCGGCATGACGGCCCTGGCGGCCGGACTGGCCTGGTATTTGTTCAGCCAGGATCAGGAGGTCATGCAACAACGCTCCGCGAACCTGAGCAGCACGGCTCTATTGGGATTGATCGCGCTGCTTCTCTGCGCCGCGTTTTATCGCCGGGTGGACGCCTATGCCGCTTTCATCGAGGGCGCCAAGGAAGGCTTCCACACCGCCATCACCATCGTCCCCTATCTGGTCGCCATGCTGGTGGCAGTGGCGATATTGCGTGCGAGCGGTCTGCTGGACTTCACGGCCGATGGCCTGCGCACCCTGGCAACGGCATTAAACCTGGACACCCGCTTCGTCGATGCCCTGCCGACCGCGCTTATCAAGCCGTTCAGCGGCAGCGGCGCGCGGGCCATGATGTTGGATACCATGAACAACTTCGGCGTGGACTCGTTCCAGGGCCGCCTCGCCACGCTGATCCAGGGCAGCACCGAAACGACCTTCTATGTGTTGGCCGTCTATTTCGGAGCGGTCGGCATACGCAACATACGCCACGCCGTGGGCTGCGCGCTCCTGGCCGATCTTGCCGGCGTCTTGGCCGCCATTGCCCTGGCCTATCGCTTATACGCCTGA
- a CDS encoding DNA translocase FtsK produces MAEADKKILPPTEINLSLTRGLREIGLLGYGAIALFFFISLATFDLEDAGWSHSGSGRPIANGAGAIGAWLADISFSLFGLMAFLFPFLLAGYGYALFKGEHSRAPAGWGTRLLRWFGLLVAMTAGSAVADLHLWRVPFALPQTSGGIVGQEFSKLLLGGLGRTGATVILSAAVLAGISLFTGLSWLKVIDAVGKAGLLITNGFFAVFIPRSQSQTATETTMAPAEPSPESLVREKAKPVRREPTPAPAAHTAQASTVTEAAPASFKIAPAKKAKSQPALPPLNPGALPPLDLLNSHAPKIKGYTRAALEEMSLLLESILKDFGVEAQVVEVHPGPVITRFEIQPAPGVKVSRISGLAKDLARTLSVTSVRVVEVIAGKSVIGLEIPNEERETVLLHSVLASSVYQQSASPLTMVLGKDISGTPVVANLARMPHLLVAGTTGSGKSVAVNVMILSMLFKATPDEVRMIMIDPKMLELSIYEGIPHLLTPVVTDMKEAANALRWSVAEMERRYKLMSMLGVRNLAGYNQKVKEAIEAGEPLLDPMWNPNMAVSDEDGPPPLGPLPFVVIVIDELADMMMIVGKKVEELIARLAQKARAAGLHLILATQRPSVDVLTGLIKANIPTRIAFQVSSRIDSRTIIDQGGAEALLGNGDMLFLPPGTGLPMRAHGAFVSDEDVHKVVEFLKRTGPARYIDEITRFSEDSGDYGSFKGSGGGEGGEESDALYDEAVRFVTESRKASISSVQRRFKIGYNRAARMIEDMEKAGIVGAAETNGSRSVIAPPPPLD; encoded by the coding sequence TTGGCGGAAGCAGATAAGAAAATCCTCCCACCTACCGAGATTAATCTCTCGCTGACGCGCGGACTGCGCGAAATCGGCCTGCTGGGCTACGGCGCCATTGCCCTGTTTTTTTTCATCAGTCTGGCCACTTTCGACCTGGAAGACGCGGGCTGGTCGCACTCCGGTTCGGGCCGACCCATCGCCAATGGCGCCGGGGCCATCGGTGCCTGGCTGGCGGACATCAGTTTTTCCCTGTTCGGGCTGATGGCCTTTCTGTTTCCCTTCCTGCTGGCCGGCTATGGCTATGCCTTGTTCAAGGGCGAGCACAGCCGGGCTCCGGCGGGCTGGGGCACGCGGCTCCTGCGCTGGTTCGGCCTGCTCGTCGCCATGACGGCGGGATCGGCCGTCGCCGATCTTCACCTCTGGCGCGTGCCCTTCGCCCTGCCGCAGACCAGCGGCGGCATCGTGGGCCAGGAGTTCTCCAAGCTGTTGCTCGGCGGCTTGGGCCGCACCGGAGCCACGGTGATATTGTCGGCCGCCGTCCTGGCCGGTATTTCGCTCTTCACCGGGCTCTCCTGGCTGAAAGTGATCGACGCGGTCGGCAAGGCCGGGCTGTTGATCACGAATGGGTTTTTCGCGGTATTTATTCCTAGAAGTCAGAGTCAGACGGCAACGGAAACGACAATGGCCCCGGCCGAACCCTCGCCGGAAAGCCTCGTGCGCGAAAAGGCCAAGCCGGTTCGGCGGGAGCCGACACCCGCGCCAGCGGCCCACACCGCCCAAGCCTCGACCGTTACGGAAGCCGCTCCGGCTTCGTTCAAGATTGCGCCGGCCAAGAAAGCCAAGAGCCAGCCTGCGCTCCCTCCGCTCAATCCCGGCGCCCTGCCCCCCCTGGATCTGCTGAATTCCCACGCGCCCAAGATCAAAGGTTACACGCGGGCGGCCCTGGAAGAGATGTCCTTGCTGCTGGAGTCCATCCTCAAGGATTTCGGGGTGGAAGCGCAGGTGGTCGAAGTTCATCCCGGTCCCGTCATTACCCGTTTCGAGATCCAGCCGGCGCCGGGCGTGAAGGTCAGCCGTATCAGCGGGCTGGCGAAAGACTTGGCCCGCACCTTGTCCGTGACCAGCGTGCGCGTGGTCGAAGTCATCGCCGGCAAATCGGTGATCGGCTTGGAGATCCCGAACGAGGAACGCGAAACCGTGTTGTTGCATTCGGTGCTCGCTTCGTCCGTCTATCAGCAATCCGCCTCGCCCCTGACCATGGTGCTGGGCAAGGACATCAGCGGAACCCCCGTGGTCGCCAATCTCGCGCGCATGCCTCACCTGCTGGTTGCAGGCACCACCGGTTCGGGCAAGTCGGTGGCGGTCAACGTGATGATCCTGAGCATGCTGTTCAAGGCCACGCCGGACGAAGTCCGCATGATCATGATCGACCCCAAGATGCTGGAGTTGTCGATCTACGAGGGCATTCCGCACCTGCTGACCCCGGTGGTCACCGACATGAAGGAAGCGGCCAACGCCCTACGCTGGTCCGTGGCGGAAATGGAACGGCGCTACAAGCTGATGTCCATGCTGGGCGTGCGCAACCTGGCCGGCTACAACCAGAAGGTCAAAGAAGCCATCGAAGCCGGCGAGCCGCTGCTGGATCCCATGTGGAACCCCAACATGGCGGTTTCCGACGAGGACGGTCCGCCGCCCCTGGGCCCTCTGCCCTTCGTGGTCATCGTAATCGACGAATTGGCCGACATGATGATGATCGTCGGCAAGAAGGTGGAGGAGTTGATCGCCCGCCTCGCCCAGAAAGCCCGCGCCGCCGGCCTGCACCTGATCCTCGCGACCCAGCGTCCTTCGGTCGACGTGCTCACCGGCCTCATCAAGGCCAACATTCCCACCCGCATCGCCTTCCAGGTGTCCTCGCGCATCGACTCTCGCACCATCATCGACCAGGGCGGGGCGGAAGCCCTGCTGGGCAACGGCGATATGCTCTTCCTGCCGCCCGGCACGGGGCTACCCATGCGCGCCCATGGCGCCTTCGTGTCCGACGAAGACGTGCACAAGGTGGTGGAATTCCTCAAGCGCACCGGCCCGGCACGCTACATCGACGAAATCACCCGCTTCAGTGAGGACTCCGGCGATTACGGCAGCTTCAAGGGCTCCGGCGGCGGAGAAGGCGGGGAGGAATCCGATGCGCTGTACGACGAGGCGGTGCGCTTCGTGACGGAAAGCCGCAAGGCCTCCATCTCCAGCGTGCAGCGGCGCTTCAAGATCGGCTACAACCGCGCTGCCCGCATGATCGAGGACATGGAAAAAGCCGGCATCGTGGGGGCGGCCGAAACCAACGGCTCGCGCTCGGTCATCGCCCCTCCCCCACCCTTAGACTAG
- the trxB gene encoding thioredoxin-disulfide reductase, translating into MTETRHSRLLILGSGPAGYTAAVYGARANLKPVLITGIQQGGQLTTTTDVDNWPGDAEGVQGPELMERMLKHAQRFETEVIFDHIHTADLSVRPFKLTGDSGVYTADALIIATGASARYLGLDSEEAFKGRGVSACATCDGFFYRNKHVAVIGGGNTAVEEALYLSNIAAKVTVVHRRDKFRSEKILSDKLVERSKTGNVEIEWNHTLDEVLGDDMGVTGMRIKNVVDGSTKDIALEGVFIAIGHSPNTELFAGQLDMKNGYLIVKGGSEGNATATNIPGVFAAGDVADSVYRQAITSAGVGCQAALDAEKYLDGLESA; encoded by the coding sequence ATGACTGAAACGCGACACAGCCGGTTGCTCATCCTGGGCTCCGGTCCGGCCGGTTACACCGCCGCCGTATACGGCGCGCGCGCCAATCTGAAGCCGGTATTGATCACCGGCATTCAGCAGGGCGGTCAATTGACCACCACCACCGATGTCGACAACTGGCCGGGCGACGCCGAGGGCGTGCAGGGGCCGGAATTGATGGAACGCATGCTCAAGCATGCCCAGCGTTTCGAGACCGAGGTGATCTTCGACCACATCCACACCGCCGACTTGTCGGTGCGGCCGTTCAAGCTGACCGGCGATTCCGGGGTCTACACCGCCGATGCGCTCATCATCGCCACCGGCGCTTCCGCCCGCTACCTGGGGCTGGATTCGGAAGAAGCCTTCAAGGGGCGCGGCGTTTCGGCCTGTGCAACCTGCGACGGATTTTTCTATCGCAACAAGCATGTCGCGGTGATCGGCGGCGGCAACACGGCGGTCGAAGAGGCGCTTTACCTGTCCAACATTGCGGCCAAGGTGACCGTGGTGCATCGGCGCGACAAGTTCCGCTCGGAAAAGATCCTGTCCGACAAGCTGGTCGAGCGCTCGAAAACCGGGAATGTGGAGATCGAATGGAATCACACGCTGGACGAAGTCCTGGGCGACGACATGGGCGTGACCGGCATGCGCATCAAGAACGTGGTGGACGGCTCCACCAAGGACATCGCGCTGGAGGGCGTATTCATCGCCATCGGCCATTCGCCCAATACGGAGTTGTTCGCCGGCCAGTTGGACATGAAGAACGGCTATCTGATCGTGAAGGGCGGCAGCGAAGGCAATGCGACCGCGACCAACATACCCGGCGTGTTTGCCGCCGGCGACGTGGCCGATTCAGTCTACCGGCAAGCCATCACTTCCGCCGGTGTGGGCTGCCAGGCCGCGCTGGATGCCGAGAAATATCTCGACGGCCTGGAGTCGGCCTGA